From a single Sediminibacterium sp. KACHI17 genomic region:
- a CDS encoding PorP/SprF family type IX secretion system membrane protein: MRKYLLSILLCLSFHIVEGQDPYFSQYFSCPLSFNPALTGYIDGSHRLAVNFRNQWANISTPYQTAAVSFDTRILRKQLPQRDRWGLGVHAMYDVAAGGIYKNSYIALSTGFNKGLDEDGNQSIGIGIQAALGRNVVDFNKISFGNQFTSSGFDLSVPSGESINNRSVSFASVNAGILYNYADEAGNAFSFGASVFHLTSPRLNFFTAQNSRLSRRYVLHGSALLKTNEQDELFFSANFMQQARNTQAVIGGAYGWGVGNSGYHLYTGAWLRAGDALYPYTGLRTESFQVGISYDITNSDLSKSNGFTGSSEISLIWFFDQRNKGKIIPCFF, encoded by the coding sequence ATGAGAAAATACCTACTAAGCATTTTACTATGTCTATCCTTCCATATTGTGGAAGGACAGGATCCTTATTTTTCTCAGTATTTCAGTTGTCCTTTGAGTTTTAATCCTGCGTTAACAGGATATATTGATGGGTCGCATAGATTGGCGGTGAATTTTAGAAACCAGTGGGCGAATATTTCAACACCTTATCAAACGGCGGCCGTTTCTTTTGATACGAGGATATTGCGCAAACAATTACCACAACGAGACCGATGGGGTCTGGGGGTTCATGCGATGTATGATGTAGCCGCCGGTGGTATTTATAAGAATAGTTATATCGCCCTTTCAACCGGGTTCAATAAGGGGTTGGATGAAGATGGGAATCAGTCGATCGGTATTGGTATACAAGCGGCGTTAGGGAGAAATGTAGTAGACTTTAATAAGATCAGTTTCGGTAATCAATTTACCAGTAGTGGTTTTGATCTTTCAGTGCCTAGTGGTGAAAGTATCAATAACCGTTCGGTTTCCTTTGCGTCTGTGAATGCCGGCATCTTATACAATTATGCTGATGAAGCAGGCAATGCCTTTAGTTTTGGGGCATCTGTCTTTCATCTTACCAGTCCGCGATTGAATTTCTTTACGGCACAAAACAGTCGGCTCTCTCGTCGCTATGTATTACATGGCAGTGCGCTGTTGAAGACAAATGAGCAGGATGAGCTTTTCTTTAGTGCCAACTTTATGCAACAAGCCAGGAATACACAGGCAGTTATTGGAGGCGCATATGGTTGGGGTGTGGGTAATAGCGGCTATCATTTATATACAGGTGCCTGGTTAAGGGCAGGAGATGCATTGTATCCTTATACCGGATTGAGAACGGAAAGTTTTCAGGTTGGGATCAGCTATGATATCACAAATTCTGATCTAAGTAAAAGCAATGGCTTTACAGGCAGCAGCGAAATTTCATTGATCTGGTTCTTTGATCAACGCAATAAAGGAAAGATTATTCCTTGTTTCTTTTAG